A genomic segment from Methanolobus zinderi encodes:
- a CDS encoding ferritin family protein: MLSKIPTDIDKVKPEDINKEILRAAIVAELDAINLYEQMAEMTENDEVKRVLLDVALEEKTHVGEFQTLLLREDKQQEEELKAGEEEVNEELSK, encoded by the coding sequence ATGCTGTCAAAGATACCAACGGATATAGACAAGGTCAAACCCGAAGACATCAACAAAGAGATATTAAGGGCCGCAATAGTTGCCGAACTCGATGCCATCAACCTTTATGAACAGATGGCTGAAATGACCGAAAATGACGAGGTCAAAAGAGTGCTTCTGGATGTTGCGCTGGAAGAGAAGACCCATGTGGGGGAGTTCCAGACCCTTTTATTGAGGGAAGATAAGCAACAGGAAGAAGAGCTCAAGGCCGGTGAGGAAGAGGTCAACGAAGAACTCTCAAAGTGA